From a region of the Tachysurus fulvidraco isolate hzauxx_2018 chromosome 5, HZAU_PFXX_2.0, whole genome shotgun sequence genome:
- the LOC113642845 gene encoding beta-1,3-galactosyl-O-glycosyl-glycoprotein beta-1,6-N-acetylglucosaminyltransferase 7-like — translation MWKYILCFLISTTIFIGIYFKGTVYYASKLQLPVLRCRPPAENCKVFPPTSPYTRWERTECQDLDFNSLSCKRIQSEHHFIMKTLSKEEEDYPLAFIITIHKDLEMFVRLLRAIYAPHNVYCVHIDSKAQTEYKLSVQRLAECFPNVFLASVSEIVTYAGFSRLKADINCMKDLVRSPVKWRKVINLCGQDFPVQSNLELVRYMQDEQWKDNNMTPGIKQPVYVRHRTEIQHKEITGHYVASLREDHKKTPPPHNLTIYFGTAYYSLQRAFVEYVLTSPVAKDLLEWSRDTYSPDEHYWVTLNHLEDAPGSNVNAGWEGNIRAIKWRDQEGSVHQGCKGTYIRDICVYDVEDLPWIIERNSMFANKLDTTRFPQALDCLEQWHRHKVLQQATLPIRLSWKLATEVNITDASHS, via the exons ATGTGGAAATATATTCTATGCTTTCTTATAAGCACCACTATCTTCATAGGCATATATTTCAAGGGCACGGTTTATTATGCTTCAAAGCTACAGCTGCCTGTCTTAAGATGCCGTCCACCTGCTGAAAACTGTAAAGTTTTTCCACCTACCAGCCCGTACACAAGATGGGAAAGAACAGAATGCCAGGACCTGGACTTTAACAGTCTCAGCTGCAAGCGTATACAATCAGAGCATCATTTTATTATGAAGACCCTGAGCAAAGAAGAGGAGGACTACCCTCTGGCCTTCATCATCACTATCCACAAAGACCTGGAGATGTTTGTGCGCCTGCTCAGAGCCATCTATGCACCACACAACGTCTACTGCGTTCACATAGATAGCAAAGCCCAGACAGAATACAAACTAAGTGTTCAAAGATTGGCAGAGTGTTTTCCCAATGTTTTTCTAGCCTCAGTTAGCGAGATAGTGACCTATGCTGGTTTTTCTCGCCTGAAGGCTGATATTAATTGCATGAAGGACCTAGTGAGGTCTCCAGTGAAATGGCGAAAGGTGATCAACCTGTGTGGCCAGGATTTTCCTGTCCAGAGCAACCTGGAGCTGGTAAGATATATGCAAGATGAACAATGGAAAGATAATAACATGACTCCTGGCATAAAACAGCCAGTGTACGTACGACACAGGACTGAAATACAACACAAGGAAATCACAGGTCACTATGTGGCCTCATTGAGGGAAGACCACAAAAAGACACCTCCTCCACACAACCTGACAATCTATTTTGGTACAGCCTACTACAGTCTACAAAGAGCATTTGTGGAATATGTGCTCACCAGCCCAGTCGCCAAAGACCTGTTGGAATGGTCAAGGGATACCTACAGCCCTGATGAGCATTACTGGGTAACCCTTAACCATCTGGAAG ATGCCCCTGGCAGTAATGTAAATGCTGGCTGGGAGGGTAACATCCGGGCCATTAAATGGAGAGACCAAGAAGGGTCAGTACATCAAGGCTGTAAAG GAACGTACATCAGGGATATCTGTGTCTACGATGTTGAGGATTTACCTTGGATAATTGAGAGGAACAGCATGTTTGCTAACAAGTTGGACACCACTAGATTTCCCCAAGCTCTGGACTGTTTAGAACAGTGGCACAGGCACAAGGTCCTACAGCAGGCAACATTGCCCATTCGGTTATCATGGAAACTTGCAACAGAGGTCAATATTACTGATGCTAGTCACAGTTAA